One Triticum dicoccoides isolate Atlit2015 ecotype Zavitan chromosome 4B, WEW_v2.0, whole genome shotgun sequence genomic window carries:
- the LOC119293737 gene encoding polyadenylate-binding protein 4-like, with amino-acid sequence MATAPEAVEVPTTEETPAPAASEDQAAPAAAAAGTNATVPALYVGDLHENAQEEHIFDAFSKVGAVTSVRVCRDNATSRSLRYGYVNYFSQADATTALEQMNHSLILDKPIRVMWSNRDPDARRSGVGNVFVKNFGEHVDNVILQELFSKFGEILSCKVVRNEDGTSRGYGFVQFAAQEPADIAIETLNNSYFEGRELLVAHFVKKSERSINNDDKYTNLYMKNIDDDMTEELIKLKFSQHGQVTSVKIMKRDDGTSKGFGFVSFKNPESAKKAKEAMNGMALGAKTLYVARAQKKAERKQYLQLLHEEKRNEIITKSNGSNVYIKNISDEVDDDTLRERFVEFGNITSVKIMRDDKGISKGFGFVCYSTPDEAKCAVSSMRGVMFYGKPLYVAIAQRKEDRKARLKQRFAELATMAGTASPVIPTGYPHVYFAHPSTHFPQGPSRQGFMYPPIGLGQEWRQNVYPSPHSIQQIHQPLMPNTPRQYRKNRGRMTGNMMTFPHAVNYVSHAQTAKDFMSMSRQQFGHAKYITPDVMSNGLAIHHGGPISSVNDSFASLLAAAPPDQQRDMLGNRIYPLVERYHPDLASKITGMLLELDTSYLLSMLNSQDTLSAKVNECVQALQGQQAAKNKPEDLEALHPGFLDSTGVNAN; translated from the exons ATGGCGACGGCGCCGGAGGCGGTGGAGGTGCCGACGACGGAGGAGACGCCCGCGCCCGCGGCGAGCGAGGATCAGGCGGCGCCGGCTGCAGCGGCGGCGGGGACGAACGCGACGGTGCCCGCGCTCTACGTGGGCGATCTGCATGAGAACGCGCAGGAGGAGCACATCTTCGACGCCTTTAGCAAGGTCGGTGCTGTCACCTCCGTGAGGGTCTGCCGCGACAACGCCACCAGCAGGTCGCTCCGCTATGGCTACGTAAATTATTTCTCCCAAGCCGATG CAACGACTGCTTTGGAGCAGATGAATCATAGCCTTATATTGGACAAGCCAATTAGAGTAATGTGGTCTAACCGAGATCCTGATGCCAGGAGAAGTGGCGTTGGAAATGTGTTTGTTAAG AACTTTGGTGAGCATGTCGACAATGTAATTCTTCAAGAACTATTCTCCAAGTTTGGAGAGATATTATCTTGTAAAGTTGTTAGAAATGAGGATGGCACAAGTAGAGGCTATGGTTTTGTTCAGTTTGCAGCGCAAGAGCCGGCAGACATCGCAATAGAGACTCTTAACAACTCTTACTTTGAGGGCAGAGAATT GCTTGTAGCTCATTTCGTTAAGAAGAGCGAACGATCAATCAATAATGATGACAAATACACTAACTTGTATATGAAGAATATAGATGACGACATGACAGAAGAACTCATTAAATTGAAGTTTTCTCAGCATGGTCAAGTAACTAGTGTGAAGATAATGAAGAGAGATGATGGGACATCCAAGGGTTTTGGGTTTGTCAGTTTCAAAAACCCAGAAAGTGCCAAGAAAGCAAAAGAGGCCATGAATGGGATGGCTCTTG gaGCGAAAACTTTGTATGTGGCAAGGGCTCAgaaaaaggctgaaagaaagcaataTTTGCAACTCTTACATGAGGAAAAGCGGAATGAAATAATCACTAAGAGCAAT GGGTCCAATGTGTATATTAAAAATATTAGTGATGAAGTTGATGATGACACTCTTCGCGAGCGCTTTGTTGAATTTGGAAATATTACATCAGTAAAGATTATGCGTGATGATAAGGGCATTAGCAAAGGATTCGGATTTGTATGTTACAGCACACCCGATGAAGCAAAGTGTGCCGTAAGCAGCATGCGTG GTGTCATGTTTTACGGCAAACCATTGTATGTTGCTATTGCTCAAAGGAAAGAGGATAGAAAAGCTAGGCTGAAGCAACGTTTTGCTGAACTTGCTACGATGGCAGGAACTGCAAGCCCTGTGATCCCCACAGGTTATCCTCATGTGTACTTTGCCCATCCCAGTACACACTTTCCTCAGGGTCCTTCAAGGCAAGGATTCATGTATCCACCCATTGGGCTCGGCCAAGAATGGAGGCAGAATGTGTACCCTTCGCCGCATAGTATCCAGCAAATTCATCAACCACTC ATGCCAAATACTCCAAGGCAGTACAGAAAGAACAGGGGACGCATGACCGGGAATATGATGACTTTTCCCCACGCCGTTAATTATGTGTCACATGCTCAGACAGCTAAAGATTTCATGTCCATGTCCCGGCAG CAATTCGGCCATGCAAAGTACATAACACCCGATGTTATGAGCAATGGCCTGGCCATCCATCACGGCGGCCCTATTTCATCGGTGAACGATTCTTTCGCCAGCTTGCTAGCTGCTGCTCCACCTGATCAACAAAGAGATATGCTCGGGAATAGGATATATCCACTGGTCGAGAGATACCAT CCTGATCTGGCCAGTAAGATCACTGGAATGTTGCTGGAGCTGGATACTTCTTATCTGCTCTCGATGCTGAATTCGCAGGATACCTTGTCTGCAAAAGTTAACGAGTGTGTGCAAGCTCTGCAAGGGCAGCAAGCGGCAAAAAATAAGCCCGAGGATCTGGAGGCCCTACACCCTGGCTTCCTCGACTCTACTGGTGTAAACGCCAACTGA